From a single Cupriavidus taiwanensis LMG 19424 genomic region:
- the tpx gene encoding thiol peroxidase, which yields MSNVTLGGNAIEVAGKFPQAGDKAPAFSLVGKDLKDVSLADFAGKRKVLNIVPSLDTPVCQASARKFNEAASGLANTVVLTISADLPFAMGRFCTAEGLANVVPLSTMRGAEFKGNYGVDIKTGPLAGVTARAVVVLDENDTVKYSQLVPEIKNEPDYDAALAALK from the coding sequence ATGAGCAACGTCACCCTCGGCGGCAACGCCATCGAAGTCGCAGGCAAGTTCCCGCAAGCCGGCGACAAGGCCCCCGCCTTCTCGCTGGTCGGCAAGGACCTGAAGGATGTCTCGCTGGCCGACTTCGCCGGCAAGCGCAAGGTGCTGAACATCGTCCCGAGCCTGGATACGCCGGTGTGCCAGGCGTCCGCGCGCAAGTTCAACGAAGCCGCCAGCGGCCTGGCCAACACCGTGGTGCTGACCATCTCCGCCGACCTGCCGTTTGCCATGGGGCGCTTCTGCACCGCCGAAGGCCTGGCCAACGTGGTGCCGCTGTCGACCATGCGTGGTGCCGAGTTCAAGGGCAACTATGGCGTCGACATCAAGACCGGCCCGCTCGCCGGCGTGACCGCCCGCGCCGTGGTGGTGCTGGACGAGAACGACACCGTCAAGTACAGCCAGCTGGTGCCCGAGATCAAGAACGAGCCCGACTACGACGCCGCCCTGGCCGCGCTGAAGTAA